A stretch of Imperialibacter roseus DNA encodes these proteins:
- a CDS encoding C40 family peptidase, whose protein sequence is MSKLRPSFVLFIFSILILSGCAGSKKSRAKKVDVIIQSARSYTGTPYKYGGTTRSGIDCSGLILRSFESASIQVPRTSNAQSKMGRKVSLNDLEEGDLIFFAMGKRKRKITHVGMVTDVRGKTDIRFIHASTKLGVMETNLKSDYYWKRIVQARRPF, encoded by the coding sequence ATGTCCAAGTTAAGACCCTCTTTTGTTCTTTTCATTTTTTCCATTCTTATTCTCTCGGGCTGTGCCGGCTCCAAAAAATCCAGGGCAAAAAAGGTCGACGTCATTATTCAATCTGCCAGGTCATACACTGGAACGCCTTATAAATACGGTGGCACCACCCGGAGCGGCATCGACTGCTCAGGGCTAATTCTCCGTTCGTTCGAGTCGGCAAGCATCCAGGTGCCCAGAACATCCAATGCACAAAGCAAAATGGGCCGAAAAGTTTCGCTGAATGACCTGGAAGAGGGCGATCTCATATTCTTTGCCATGGGCAAAAGGAAAAGAAAAATCACCCACGTTGGTATGGTGACTGACGTCAGGGGCAAAACCGACATCCGCTTTATTCATGCCTCAACAAAACTTGGCGTGATGGAAACGAACCTAAAATCCGACTATTATTGGAAAAGGATAGTGCAAGCCCGCCGACCTTTTTGA
- the asnB gene encoding asparagine synthase (glutamine-hydrolyzing), translating into MCGITGIKAFNEVGRINMIHLAAATESLAKRGPDNQGLFYDHFVGLGHRRLSIIDVSESAHQPMSDASGRYQIVFNGEIFNYMQLRKGLQEKGVSFQTESDTEVLLQLYILFGKKALNHLNGFFAFAIFDAADGSLFIARDRLGIKPLYYYYDEDKLIFASEMKAIMRYGIQKELSFESLLTYLQLNYIPAPLTILKGVHKLPPGHLIVSKKNEVTVEQWYKVPFDASSAVGRQSYSDKQKELRELLTSAVKHRLVADVPLGTFLSGGTDSSIVAGIASKLHPGIHSFSIGYRDDPFFDETEYAELVARHFNTQHHVFKLSNDDLLNHLEGMISNIDEPFADSSALPVYILSEETRKHVTVALSGDGADELFGGYNKHLAWQKSVEPSFSNALAKGLLPLWKSLPASRSSAFGNKVRQLSKYGEGLKLSAEDRYWRWASYMAEGRALDYLSPSAKEELVMETYLGNKGGWLLPLHGSSSLNSFLLADTQLVLPDDMLTKVDRMSMANALEVRVPFLDHRVVEFAFGLPESFKIHNGTRKRILQDAFKGFLPQKLYNRPKKGFEVPLLKWMQNDMKSTLDGVVFNDDKLNEQGIFSAQQLALLRQQLHSNNPGDAHATTWALYVFQKWWENYFK; encoded by the coding sequence ATGTGCGGGATAACAGGAATTAAGGCATTTAATGAGGTTGGGCGGATCAACATGATTCACCTGGCTGCCGCAACTGAATCGCTCGCCAAAAGAGGGCCAGACAATCAGGGACTCTTTTACGACCATTTTGTCGGGCTGGGGCACCGTCGTTTGAGTATTATCGATGTTTCTGAAAGCGCCCACCAGCCGATGTCGGATGCCTCCGGCCGATATCAAATCGTATTTAACGGCGAGATATTTAACTACATGCAGTTGAGGAAGGGCCTGCAGGAAAAGGGAGTGTCGTTCCAAACAGAAAGTGACACCGAAGTGCTTCTTCAGTTGTATATATTATTTGGCAAAAAGGCGCTGAATCATCTCAACGGATTCTTTGCTTTCGCCATATTTGACGCAGCTGACGGTTCGCTATTTATCGCCAGAGACCGCCTGGGGATCAAGCCGCTTTATTACTACTACGACGAGGACAAGCTGATTTTTGCCTCAGAAATGAAGGCCATTATGCGCTATGGTATTCAGAAAGAGCTGTCATTCGAATCGTTGCTTACTTACCTGCAGCTCAATTATATTCCTGCTCCGTTGACGATCCTCAAGGGTGTCCATAAGTTGCCTCCGGGCCACCTGATTGTGAGCAAAAAGAATGAGGTAACGGTTGAACAGTGGTACAAGGTTCCATTCGATGCAAGCAGCGCTGTTGGGCGTCAAAGCTATTCCGACAAGCAAAAGGAATTGAGAGAGCTTCTCACCAGTGCGGTAAAACATAGGCTGGTTGCGGACGTTCCCCTCGGCACATTTCTTAGCGGAGGTACCGACTCTTCAATCGTAGCGGGTATTGCCTCGAAGCTGCACCCGGGTATTCATTCATTTTCAATTGGTTACAGAGATGATCCTTTTTTTGATGAAACCGAGTATGCTGAATTGGTTGCTCGTCATTTCAATACACAGCACCATGTTTTCAAGTTGTCGAACGATGACTTACTGAATCATCTGGAGGGGATGATTAGCAATATTGATGAACCGTTTGCGGATTCGTCAGCGCTGCCGGTGTACATACTAAGTGAGGAAACCAGAAAGCACGTAACCGTGGCTCTTTCCGGCGATGGAGCAGACGAGCTCTTTGGGGGCTACAACAAGCACCTGGCCTGGCAAAAAAGCGTTGAGCCGAGTTTTTCGAATGCGCTGGCAAAGGGCCTGCTCCCACTCTGGAAAAGCCTCCCTGCATCAAGATCGTCAGCTTTTGGAAATAAGGTAAGGCAACTAAGTAAGTATGGAGAAGGGCTTAAGCTTTCTGCTGAAGACCGTTATTGGCGGTGGGCCAGCTATATGGCGGAAGGCCGGGCGCTGGACTACCTGAGCCCATCGGCAAAGGAAGAACTTGTTATGGAGACTTACCTTGGAAACAAGGGAGGTTGGTTGCTTCCGCTGCACGGATCCTCTTCACTAAACAGCTTTCTTTTGGCGGACACACAGCTGGTGTTGCCCGACGACATGCTGACCAAAGTAGACAGGATGTCGATGGCGAATGCGCTGGAGGTAAGAGTGCCATTTTTGGACCACAGAGTTGTAGAGTTTGCTTTTGGGCTACCCGAAAGCTTTAAGATTCACAATGGAACCAGGAAAAGAATTTTGCAGGATGCTTTTAAAGGCTTTCTGCCTCAAAAGCTCTATAATCGACCCAAAAAAGGCTTTGAGGTTCCGCTGCTAAAGTGGATGCAAAACGATATGAAGAGCACGCTGGACGGTGTTGTTTTTAATGACGACAAGTTAAACGAGCAGGGAATTTTCAGCGCTCAGCAGTTGGCTTTGCTCAGGCAACAACTGCACAGCAACAACCCTGGCGATGCGCATGCTACCACGTGGGCCCTGTATGTTTTTCAGAAATGGTGGGAGAATTACTTCAAGTAA
- the gcvP gene encoding aminomethyl-transferring glycine dehydrogenase, with translation MKINVNQRVSFESRHHGKDDQELATMLQTVGVSSIDELIDQTVPKKIRLERPLQLPAPRNEYQFLNEFKQLAAGNKVFKSYIGMGYYNCVVPAVIQRNILENPGWYTAYTPYQAEIAQGRLEALINFQTVVSDLTGMEIANASLLDEGTAAAEAMTMLHELRKKSRKDAHKFFIDENTFPQTIDLLVTRAQPLNIELVVAPFSSFDVTDTSFYGALLQYPDANGEVKDLTSFIAAAKENDLMIAVAADLLSLTLLTSPGEMGADVVIGSSQRFGVPMGYGGPHAAFFATKDEYKRQIPGRIIGVSVDKEGNKAYRMALQTREQHIRREKATSNICTAQVLLAVMAGMYAVYHGPHGLKEIAARVNGLARLLNAGLAHLGFKQMNAEFFDTLKVEAAGKKEAIKALAESKGVNLRYFSSDHVGISLDETTQLEDLKVVFSIFSEIAGKSTSGFDLEGQSSNVDVSFSSALERKSDYLTHQIFNVHHTEHELLRYMKWLENKDLSLVHSMISLGSCTMKLNATSEMIPVTWAEFGNIHPFAPASQVKGYQQLVNELSDWLKEITGFAAVSLQPNSGAQGEYAGLMVIRAYHQNRGDNHRNVALIPSSAHGTNPASAVMAGMQVVIVACDEKGNIDLNDLQTKAEKHKDNLSALMVTYPSTHGVFEEEIIDICDIIHQNGGQVYMDGANMNAQVGLTSPARIGADVCHLNLHKTFCIPHGGGGPGMGPIGVGAHLAPFLPGNPVVKAGGDKAITSISSAPYGSASILTISYAYIAMMGSEGLTNATKMAILNANYIKERLKGDYKILYTGKNGRCAHEMIVDCREFKQFGVEVEDLAKRLMDYGFHAPTMSFPVPGTMMIEPTESESIIELDRFCNAMLSIREEVREVEKGLADREINVLKNAPHTQKVALAEVWQLPYSREKAVFPLEYVKNSKFWPSVSRIDNAYGDRNLFCSCIPISEFSETLAEA, from the coding sequence ATGAAGATCAACGTTAACCAAAGGGTTAGTTTTGAGAGTCGCCATCACGGCAAAGATGATCAAGAGCTGGCCACAATGCTTCAAACTGTTGGAGTGTCGTCTATTGATGAATTAATAGACCAGACGGTTCCAAAAAAGATTCGACTGGAGCGGCCGCTGCAACTTCCGGCACCAAGAAATGAGTATCAGTTCCTGAACGAATTCAAGCAACTGGCTGCTGGCAACAAGGTATTCAAGAGCTATATCGGCATGGGGTATTATAATTGCGTGGTGCCTGCCGTTATTCAGAGAAATATATTGGAAAACCCAGGGTGGTACACAGCCTACACTCCTTATCAGGCAGAGATCGCCCAGGGACGTTTGGAAGCACTTATCAACTTCCAAACTGTGGTATCTGATTTGACAGGCATGGAGATCGCCAACGCCTCCTTACTCGACGAAGGTACCGCAGCGGCCGAAGCCATGACCATGCTGCATGAGCTAAGGAAAAAATCGAGAAAAGATGCGCATAAATTCTTTATCGATGAAAATACCTTCCCACAAACGATCGACTTGCTCGTTACAAGGGCCCAACCATTGAACATTGAGTTGGTAGTTGCTCCGTTTTCTTCGTTCGATGTTACCGACACTTCATTCTACGGGGCCTTGCTTCAGTATCCGGATGCTAATGGCGAGGTGAAAGACCTGACATCTTTTATCGCCGCAGCGAAGGAAAACGATTTGATGATTGCGGTAGCCGCAGACCTCCTGAGCCTCACGCTTCTGACATCCCCGGGAGAAATGGGCGCCGATGTGGTTATCGGGAGCAGCCAGCGCTTTGGCGTACCAATGGGCTACGGCGGGCCGCATGCGGCTTTTTTTGCTACGAAAGATGAATACAAAAGGCAGATACCTGGCAGAATCATTGGCGTGTCGGTAGACAAGGAAGGCAACAAAGCCTACCGCATGGCGCTGCAAACAAGAGAGCAGCACATCAGGAGAGAAAAAGCCACTTCCAATATTTGCACAGCGCAGGTACTATTGGCCGTTATGGCTGGCATGTACGCCGTATATCATGGCCCGCATGGCCTGAAGGAAATCGCTGCAAGAGTCAATGGCTTGGCAAGACTGCTCAATGCTGGTCTGGCTCACCTTGGTTTCAAGCAGATGAATGCTGAGTTTTTTGACACCCTTAAAGTAGAGGCGGCAGGTAAAAAAGAAGCGATCAAGGCCCTTGCCGAATCCAAGGGGGTAAACCTTAGGTACTTCTCCTCTGATCATGTTGGCATCTCGCTGGACGAAACTACTCAGTTGGAAGACCTGAAAGTCGTTTTCTCCATCTTTAGTGAAATAGCAGGCAAATCAACTTCCGGATTTGATCTTGAGGGCCAGTCGAGCAATGTGGATGTGAGCTTCTCTTCGGCTTTGGAACGCAAAAGCGACTATCTTACCCACCAGATTTTCAATGTGCACCACACGGAGCACGAGCTGCTTCGCTACATGAAATGGCTTGAAAACAAGGATCTTTCTCTGGTGCATTCAATGATTTCCCTTGGCTCGTGCACGATGAAGCTCAATGCCACATCGGAAATGATTCCGGTAACGTGGGCCGAATTTGGAAACATTCATCCATTTGCTCCGGCGAGTCAGGTAAAAGGCTATCAGCAGTTGGTAAACGAGCTTTCGGACTGGTTAAAAGAGATCACTGGCTTTGCGGCAGTTTCTTTGCAGCCAAATTCTGGCGCACAGGGGGAGTATGCCGGTTTAATGGTAATAAGGGCTTATCATCAGAACAGAGGCGACAACCACCGCAACGTGGCGCTTATTCCTTCGTCAGCACATGGCACCAACCCAGCCAGTGCAGTAATGGCAGGTATGCAGGTGGTGATCGTAGCTTGCGATGAAAAAGGAAATATCGACCTGAATGACCTCCAAACCAAAGCTGAAAAACACAAAGACAATCTGTCGGCGCTGATGGTGACCTATCCATCCACTCACGGTGTGTTTGAAGAAGAAATCATAGATATCTGCGACATTATCCATCAAAATGGTGGACAGGTGTACATGGACGGCGCTAACATGAATGCTCAGGTTGGGCTGACGAGTCCGGCACGCATTGGCGCCGACGTTTGCCATCTCAACCTCCACAAAACATTCTGTATCCCTCACGGCGGCGGCGGCCCCGGCATGGGCCCGATTGGCGTTGGGGCTCACCTGGCTCCCTTCCTTCCCGGCAACCCGGTGGTAAAGGCAGGCGGAGACAAAGCGATTACGTCTATTTCATCTGCTCCCTACGGCAGCGCCAGCATCCTCACTATATCGTACGCTTACATAGCTATGATGGGAAGTGAAGGACTGACGAATGCGACGAAAATGGCGATTCTTAACGCCAACTATATCAAGGAGCGATTGAAGGGCGATTACAAAATTCTTTACACCGGAAAAAATGGCCGGTGCGCTCACGAAATGATTGTGGATTGCAGAGAGTTTAAGCAGTTTGGAGTGGAAGTGGAAGACCTCGCAAAAAGGCTGATGGATTACGGCTTCCATGCGCCTACCATGTCGTTCCCGGTGCCCGGCACCATGATGATTGAACCAACAGAGAGTGAGTCAATTATTGAACTGGACAGGTTCTGCAATGCAATGCTCAGCATTAGGGAAGAAGTGAGGGAAGTAGAAAAAGGTCTGGCAGACCGTGAGATCAACGTGCTGAAAAATGCGCCACACACCCAGAAAGTAGCACTGGCCGAAGTATGGCAGCTGCCTTATAGCAGGGAAAAGGCGGTGTTCCCTCTTGAATATGTGAAAAACAGTAAATTCTGGCCAAGCGTGAGCAGGATTGACAACGCCTATGGCGATAGAAACCTTTTCTGCAGCTGCATTCCAATTTCAGAGTTTTCGGAAACACTGGCAGAAGCCTAA
- a CDS encoding M28 family peptidase yields MIQKFSLFVLALVISLAAFAQDKKAIKISKTITKEDLYARLEVLTSDSLEGRETATEGQRMAAAFIAAQFKQYGLEPIVFEAQSMSYFQRFPLQKSQWTDVYVKAGATKLENGTDLLYFGAASTSNEVTAEVVFIGDLAQASGIVKNGAFKNKIVAVRSQDSRSWTSIRRQFAEADVRGLLVFGGESDGQFKTVVGRYKNYITASRLSLSSEGDSSNEGPFVFIVSPDAAKGVFGRSIEELMASASGAEQPMASISFKAERTTEEVITENVLGFLEGTDKKDEVLVVTAHYDHLGKRDDVIYHGADDDGSGTSAVLEIAQAFSEAKRKGNGPRRSILFMTVTGEEKGLLGSEYYTDHPVLPLSKTVANLNIDMIGRVDDAHLDNENYIYVIGSDKLSQDLHQLSEKVNKDYTNLALDYTYNDENDPNRFYYRSDHYNFAKNNVPIIFYFNGVHADYHRPTDTIEKIAFDKMTAITKLVFFTAWEVANREERIKLD; encoded by the coding sequence ATGATTCAAAAATTTTCATTATTTGTGCTCGCCCTGGTAATTAGCTTAGCTGCATTTGCCCAGGATAAAAAGGCGATAAAAATCTCGAAGACCATCACCAAAGAAGACCTCTATGCCCGGCTCGAAGTGTTAACTTCCGATAGCCTGGAGGGTAGGGAAACAGCCACCGAAGGTCAGCGAATGGCGGCGGCTTTTATTGCGGCACAGTTTAAGCAATATGGTTTGGAGCCCATCGTGTTTGAGGCTCAGTCGATGTCTTATTTTCAGCGTTTCCCGCTGCAAAAATCTCAATGGACCGATGTTTATGTAAAAGCAGGTGCGACAAAGCTGGAGAACGGAACCGACCTGTTGTATTTTGGTGCTGCCAGCACTTCCAACGAAGTGACCGCCGAGGTGGTTTTTATTGGTGATTTGGCACAAGCCTCAGGCATTGTCAAAAATGGGGCTTTCAAGAATAAAATTGTTGCTGTGAGAAGCCAGGACAGCAGGTCGTGGACATCCATAAGGAGGCAGTTTGCTGAAGCCGACGTCAGGGGCCTCCTGGTATTTGGCGGCGAATCGGATGGTCAATTTAAAACTGTAGTCGGTCGATACAAGAACTATATTACAGCCTCACGTCTAAGCCTTAGTAGTGAGGGAGATAGCAGCAACGAAGGCCCTTTTGTTTTCATTGTTTCGCCCGATGCTGCAAAGGGTGTCTTTGGCCGGTCTATTGAAGAGCTGATGGCGAGTGCTTCGGGCGCAGAGCAACCGATGGCTAGTATCAGCTTTAAGGCAGAAAGAACCACCGAGGAGGTAATAACTGAGAATGTGCTTGGGTTTCTGGAAGGGACTGACAAGAAAGACGAGGTGCTGGTAGTGACGGCCCACTACGACCACCTTGGCAAAAGAGACGATGTTATTTACCATGGTGCAGACGACGACGGATCGGGCACGAGTGCAGTGTTGGAAATAGCCCAGGCTTTTAGCGAAGCGAAAAGGAAAGGCAACGGGCCCAGGAGAAGTATACTGTTCATGACCGTGACAGGTGAGGAAAAAGGCCTTCTCGGGTCGGAGTACTACACGGATCATCCGGTGCTGCCGCTGAGTAAAACCGTTGCCAATTTGAATATTGACATGATAGGCAGGGTAGATGACGCTCATTTGGACAATGAGAATTATATCTATGTGATTGGTTCGGACAAGTTGTCGCAGGATCTTCATCAGCTTTCGGAGAAGGTAAATAAAGACTACACCAACCTTGCGCTGGACTATACTTATAATGACGAGAACGACCCAAACCGGTTCTATTATCGCTCTGACCACTACAACTTCGCAAAGAACAACGTGCCGATTATTTTCTATTTTAATGGTGTGCATGCCGATTACCACCGCCCCACCGACACGATCGAGAAAATTGCGTTCGACAAGATGACCGCTATCACAAAGCTGGTTTTCTTTACGGCCTGGGAAGTGGCTAACAGGGAAGAGCGGATTAAACTAGACTAG
- a CDS encoding DEAD/DEAH box helicase: protein MIDNKNFMEESAGFESFKLNKQLLNAIADLGYKSPTPIQAKAIPVANAGHDLFGIAQTGTGKTAAYLIPILLKIKYAQGNDPRALILAPTRELVMQIEENARKLATYTDLRVVGLYGGKGPKLQIEDLKKGVDLIVATPGRFTELYHAEAIHPRQIKTLVLDEADRMMDMGFMPQIRKILEVIPVKRQNMLFSATMPEKVVKLSEEFLEFPQTVEVAPQSSTLETIEQRVYLIPNFKTKIHMLNWFLHQTEAIDKVIIFTKTKDTANNLYKFIHRKINPSVKVIHGNKDQNARINAFEAFKAGDSKILVATDVSSRGLDVSMVSHVINFDVPVLYEDYVHRIGRTGRIYKAGSAWTFVNPAEEYHLRKIEELIRKQIPVHRLPKDLIIEETPFEEQQDMAREVDHQKRKDDPDFKGAFHDKKHPKGQFKKPVPKKNKRKKR, encoded by the coding sequence ATGATAGATAACAAAAATTTTATGGAGGAGTCGGCCGGCTTCGAGTCGTTCAAGCTGAATAAGCAGCTCCTGAATGCTATAGCCGATTTGGGTTATAAATCGCCCACTCCTATTCAGGCCAAGGCTATTCCTGTGGCGAACGCAGGCCACGACCTCTTCGGCATAGCGCAAACCGGCACCGGCAAAACAGCGGCCTACCTGATCCCCATTCTATTGAAAATCAAGTATGCCCAAGGCAACGACCCGAGAGCGCTCATTCTGGCACCCACCCGGGAGCTTGTGATGCAAATCGAGGAGAATGCCCGAAAGCTGGCCACCTACACCGACCTACGGGTAGTGGGCCTCTACGGGGGAAAAGGGCCAAAGCTTCAGATTGAAGATTTGAAAAAAGGTGTGGACTTGATCGTGGCCACCCCCGGTCGGTTCACCGAGCTTTATCACGCAGAGGCTATCCATCCACGCCAAATTAAAACGCTCGTGCTGGATGAAGCAGACCGAATGATGGACATGGGTTTTATGCCGCAGATAAGGAAGATCCTTGAGGTTATACCGGTCAAGAGGCAAAACATGTTGTTTTCTGCCACCATGCCCGAAAAAGTAGTGAAGCTCTCAGAGGAGTTTCTGGAGTTTCCTCAAACAGTTGAAGTGGCCCCTCAGTCGAGTACGCTCGAAACCATTGAACAGCGGGTGTACCTCATCCCTAACTTCAAGACGAAGATCCACATGCTCAACTGGTTTCTGCATCAAACAGAAGCCATCGACAAAGTCATCATATTCACCAAAACAAAAGACACTGCCAACAACCTTTATAAATTTATACACCGGAAAATCAATCCATCTGTAAAGGTGATCCATGGCAATAAAGACCAAAATGCCAGAATCAATGCTTTTGAAGCCTTTAAAGCTGGCGACAGCAAAATCCTGGTAGCTACGGATGTGAGCTCAAGAGGCCTCGACGTGAGCATGGTAAGCCATGTTATCAATTTTGATGTGCCAGTGTTGTATGAAGACTATGTGCACAGGATAGGACGAACAGGGCGAATTTACAAAGCAGGCTCAGCCTGGACTTTTGTTAACCCTGCCGAGGAATATCACCTTCGGAAAATAGAGGAGCTTATCCGAAAACAAATTCCCGTACACCGTTTGCCGAAAGATTTGATCATTGAGGAGACCCCGTTTGAAGAACAGCAGGACATGGCCAGGGAAGTGGATCATCAGAAGAGAAAAGATGACCCGGATTTCAAAGGTGCCTTCCATGACAAGAAGCATCCGAAAGGCCAATTTAAGAAGCCCGTTCCCAAAAAGAACAAAAGGAAAAAACGTTGA
- a CDS encoding dihydroorotase translates to MKTKLIVNANIVNEGNVRAADVLVKGQYFEKIGSHLTDDADEVIDADGKYLLPGVIDDQVHFREPGLTHKATIYTEARAAVAGGVTSFMEMPNTVPNALTQQLLEDKYEIARQTSLANYSFFMGASNDNLEEVLKTNHRNVCGIKVFMGSSTGNMLVDNAQVLEGLFSKVDMLIATHCEDEATIRANTEIFRNKYGEDVPIECHPLIRSEEACYLSSSLAVGLAKKHGTKLHILHISTGKETALFDNSIPLAKKRITAEACIHHLWFSDEDYASKGTLIKWNPAVKKASDREQIWKALLEDRIDVVATDHAPHTWEEKQNSYFKAPSGGPLIQHSLVAMLEKHREGKISMERLVEKMCHNPAILFQIEKRGFIREGYFADLVIADTSSTWMVEKSNILAKCGWSPFEGQIFHSKIDTVLVSGHRAYHKGQLDETKKGERLLFTRD, encoded by the coding sequence ATGAAGACGAAGCTGATTGTAAATGCAAATATAGTGAACGAAGGCAACGTACGTGCCGCAGATGTGTTGGTGAAGGGCCAGTATTTCGAAAAGATAGGTTCGCACTTGACTGATGACGCTGACGAGGTGATAGATGCCGACGGCAAATACCTGTTGCCTGGGGTAATCGATGACCAGGTGCATTTTCGTGAGCCGGGCCTCACACATAAGGCTACCATTTATACAGAGGCCAGGGCGGCTGTGGCCGGGGGAGTCACATCATTTATGGAAATGCCCAACACAGTGCCCAACGCATTAACTCAGCAGCTGCTGGAGGACAAATATGAAATTGCCCGGCAAACATCTCTTGCCAACTACTCTTTTTTCATGGGAGCCAGCAACGACAACCTGGAGGAGGTATTGAAAACGAATCACAGGAATGTGTGTGGCATCAAGGTGTTTATGGGTTCTTCCACTGGTAATATGTTGGTAGACAATGCGCAGGTGCTGGAAGGGCTTTTTAGCAAGGTAGACATGCTCATAGCAACTCATTGCGAAGACGAAGCCACTATCAGAGCTAACACCGAAATATTCAGGAATAAGTATGGTGAAGATGTGCCGATAGAATGCCACCCTCTCATTCGAAGTGAAGAAGCTTGCTATCTCTCTTCATCCTTGGCAGTGGGGTTGGCAAAGAAGCACGGCACCAAGCTACACATTCTGCATATCTCCACAGGAAAGGAAACGGCGCTGTTCGACAATTCAATTCCTCTGGCAAAAAAAAGGATAACGGCTGAGGCGTGCATCCACCACCTTTGGTTTTCGGATGAAGACTATGCGAGTAAAGGGACACTTATTAAGTGGAACCCGGCCGTGAAAAAAGCAAGCGACAGGGAGCAGATATGGAAAGCTTTGTTGGAAGACAGAATCGATGTGGTGGCTACTGATCATGCGCCCCACACCTGGGAAGAGAAACAAAATAGCTATTTCAAGGCGCCTTCCGGGGGGCCGTTGATTCAACATTCGCTCGTGGCGATGCTTGAAAAGCACCGGGAGGGTAAAATAAGCATGGAGCGGCTGGTGGAAAAAATGTGCCACAACCCAGCTATTTTGTTTCAAATTGAAAAACGGGGCTTTATCAGAGAGGGTTATTTTGCTGATTTGGTGATTGCCGACACAAGCTCCACCTGGATGGTGGAGAAGTCAAATATCCTGGCGAAATGTGGGTGGTCGCCTTTTGAAGGGCAAATCTTTCATTCAAAAATTGACACTGTCCTTGTTTCGGGGCACAGGGCATACCACAAAGGCCAATTGGATGAAACTAAAAAAGGTGAAAGATTATTATTTACAAGGGACTAA